In one Lachnospiraceae bacterium GAM79 genomic region, the following are encoded:
- the trkA gene encoding Trk system potassium transporter TrkA, whose protein sequence is MFKQRGAKKTGLNILIIGCGKVGTALTRQLCKEGHDITVIDKNADKVEMNVNQYDVMGICGNGASYSVLMEAGVENADLVIAVTNSDELNLLCCTIAKQGRDCATVARVRNPDYSKEIKYLKKSLGLTMVINPELETATEVARVLYMPTALEINSFAHGQAEMTKIKIPEHNMLDGLSVAHLGQQLMDRAKNINILICAVERDGEVYIPSGHFKLHAGDVLSFVGSRPMSRAFLDFIGFKTNRVSDAMIVGGGDVAYYLASQLINMGINVKIIEKEKDRCERLSILLPKAVIINADGTDQDVLKEEGLSNAESFVALTGIDEENILLTLHARHVSDAKTITKINRSNFKEIINNLNLGSVFYPSFITAETITAYVRAKSNTRSMNSSVQTLYHMFDFRVEAIEFRVDEVSEVTGKPLMDLKLKKDVLIAFINRNGTIITPSGHDTIEVGDTAMVVTTHTGFNDIRDILV, encoded by the coding sequence ATGTTTAAGCAACGAGGCGCGAAGAAAACGGGTCTTAATATATTGATCATAGGATGCGGTAAGGTCGGAACGGCACTGACCAGACAGTTATGCAAGGAAGGGCATGATATAACAGTCATTGATAAAAATGCGGATAAGGTTGAGATGAACGTCAATCAGTATGACGTTATGGGAATCTGCGGAAATGGTGCAAGCTACAGCGTGCTGATGGAAGCCGGTGTGGAGAATGCCGATCTTGTGATCGCGGTAACAAATTCTGACGAGCTGAACCTGCTTTGCTGTACGATCGCAAAACAGGGACGTGACTGCGCAACGGTAGCGCGTGTCAGAAATCCGGACTACAGCAAGGAGATAAAATATCTGAAAAAGAGTCTGGGACTTACCATGGTCATCAATCCGGAGCTTGAAACAGCAACGGAGGTTGCGCGTGTACTTTATATGCCGACAGCTCTGGAGATCAATTCCTTTGCACATGGTCAGGCAGAGATGACGAAGATCAAGATTCCGGAGCATAATATGTTAGACGGACTGTCTGTGGCACATCTTGGTCAGCAGCTTATGGATCGAGCGAAGAATATCAATATTCTGATTTGTGCGGTTGAAAGAGATGGAGAAGTCTATATTCCATCCGGTCATTTTAAACTGCATGCAGGAGATGTTCTTTCGTTTGTAGGATCCCGTCCGATGAGCCGTGCATTTCTTGATTTTATCGGATTCAAGACAAATCGTGTCAGTGATGCGATGATCGTCGGCGGTGGTGACGTTGCATATTATCTTGCAAGTCAGTTGATCAATATGGGAATCAATGTAAAGATCATTGAGAAAGAGAAGGATCGTTGTGAGCGACTCAGTATTCTGCTTCCAAAAGCAGTTATTATCAATGCAGACGGAACCGATCAGGACGTATTAAAGGAAGAAGGCTTAAGCAATGCAGAATCCTTTGTTGCTTTAACCGGGATTGACGAGGAAAATATCCTCCTGACACTGCATGCCAGACATGTTTCGGATGCAAAGACCATCACGAAGATCAATCGTAGTAATTTCAAGGAAATAATTAATAATCTGAACCTCGGAAGTGTATTTTATCCGAGTTTTATTACAGCGGAGACTATTACTGCTTATGTTCGTGCAAAATCAAATACACGTTCCATGAACAGCAGTGTGCAGACGTTATATCATATGTTTGATTTCCGGGTAGAGGCGATCGAGTTCCGTGTGGATGAAGTATCCGAGGTAACGGGTAAGCCACTGATGGATCTGAAGTTAAAGAAGGATGTGCTGATCGCGTTTATCAATCGAAACGGTACGATCATTACACCATCCGGTCATGATACGATCGAAGTCGGGGATACCGCTATGGTAGTAACGACCCATACAGGATTTAATGATATCAGGGATATTCTGGTATAA